One Odontesthes bonariensis isolate fOdoBon6 chromosome 17, fOdoBon6.hap1, whole genome shotgun sequence genomic window carries:
- the ak7b gene encoding adenylate kinase 7 codes for MAEKVEQSPRRVFLNNIDSYSSGNIAKFLCEKVTGAPAEEEEEEEEEEAAHLSGGAAFQVVGTVSEPSNEDRPHVLEEYLHPDREELLSQLMGCDVVIYDVTQHADQVEEASWAVTALHDEMSRFSRPKLFVLVSTVMTWACTKPVDPDDPELPLTDEIFWRRRAHPNFAQQLELEKRVVKLGKTNRALLSTYVVASGLQYGMGEQLFHHFFKESWLGRAAEVSVFGGGDNIVPTIHIRDLSSVVHSVIELRPEPYYLLAVDSSHNKMEEILQAVAAALGPGKIRKRPFEEAFLSQDMSVMEIDSMLVDLRMEAVHIKKLFSITWLCEFGLVENMELVVEEYRQSRGLQPVHLCVLGPPAVGKSTMCRQICERYKLHYITLTGAVSEAIAQLEDAVKNSDPDVEDSVEEAQELLSSLKDSGEHDGGVSEEQLKVLKDKLMSNPCRNQGFVLDDFPSTYEQAKEVFGDEEQDAATPRSRRRMPDFVLCLDAPDDLLTDRVMELPERVVQEQDYEPELFLRRLAAHREINAWEETAVSFFIEQDVAPLHLEVTGSHEPGCSLLMQKVFDSVGPPRTYSPTRQEVEEQERSEAEERRRAEEREKVEQQKEEEKEARSRAERWEEWAQSLQQAQQQQDQQLEELAAPMRSYLMEQVMPTLVQGLTQCCRTQPPDPVDFLAEFLLENNTFDFPRK; via the exons atggCGGAGAAAGTCGAGCAGTCTCCCAGGAGAGTTTTTCTCAACAACATCGACTCGTACTCATCCGGAAACATCGCGAAG TTTCTGTGTGAGAAGGTGACCGGGGCCcctgctgaggaggaggaggaggaggaggaagaggaggcggcTCACCTGAGCGGAGGCGCAGCTTTCCAGGTGGTCGGGACCGTTTCTGAGCCATCCAATGAGGACAGGCCGCACGTGCTGGAGGAGTATCTG CATCCGGACAGAGAGGAGCTGCTGTCTCAGCTGATGGGCTGTGACGTTGTGATCTATGACGTCACTCAGCACGCCGACCAGGTGGAGGAGGCCAGCTGGGCGGTCACAG CCCTCCACGATGAGATGAGCCGCTTCAGTAGGCCGAAGCTGTTCGTCCTCGTCTCCACGGTGATGACCTGGGCCTGCACCAAACCGGTCGACCCGGATGATCCGGAGCTGCCTCTCACTGACGAGATCTTCTGGAGAAGAAGGGCTCATCCCAACTTCGCACAGCAGCTGGAGCTGGAGAAGAGGGTGGTCAAACTGGGCAAAACG AACCGAGCGCTGCTGTCCACGTACGTGGTGGCGTCCGGACTGCAGTACGGGATGGGAGAGCAGCTCTTCCACCACTTCTTCAAG GAATCGTGGCTCGGACGGGCAGCTGAAGTCTCCGTGTTTGGAGGTGGAGACAACATCGTTCCCACCATTCACATCAGGGACCTGTCCAG CGTGGTGCACAGCGTGATCGAACTCCGACCCGAGCCGTACTACCTGCTGGCCGTGGACTCCTCCCACAACAAGATGGAGGAAATCCTGCAG GCCGTCGCCGCCGCGCTGGGACCTGGAAAGATCCGGAAACGCCCGTTCGAGGAGGCCTTCCTCTCACAGGACATGAGT GTGATGGAAATCGATTCGATGCTGGTCGACCTTCGGATGGAGGCCGTTCACATCAAGAAGCTCTTCTCCATCACCTGGCTGTGTGAGTTTGGTCTGGTGGAGAACATGGAGCTGGTGGTGGAGGAGTACCGGCAGAGCCGGGGGCTGCAG CCCGTCCATTTGTGCGTTCTCGGTCCTCCGGCAGTCGGTAAGAGCACCATGTGCAGACAGATCTGCGAGCGCTACAAGCTCCACTACATCACGCTGACGGGCGCCGTCTCTGAGGCCATCGCCCAGCTG GAAGATGCTGTGAAGAACTCTGATCCAGATGTGGAGGACTCTGTGGAAGAGGCCCAGGAGCTGCTCAGCAGCCTGAAGGACAGTGGGGAGCACGACGGAG GAGTTTcagaggagcagctgaaggTGCTGAAGGATAAACTGATGTCCAACCCCTGCAGAAACCAGGGCTTTGTCCTCGATGATTTCCCCAGCACTTACGAACAGGCTAAAGAAGTGTTTGGTG ATGAAGAACAGGACGCAGCGACCCCacgcagcaggaggaggatgcCAG ACTTTGTGCTGTGTCTCGACGCGCCGGACGACCTCCTGACGGATCGAGTGATGGAGCTGCCCGAGCGGGTGGTGCAGGAGCAGGACTACGAGCCGGAGCTGTTCCTGAGGCGGCTGGCCGCCCACAGGGAGATCAACGCGTGGGAGGAAACGGCGGTCAGCTTCTTCATAGAGCAGGACGTCGCCCCTCTGCACCTGG AGGTCACCGGCAGCCACGAGCCCGGCTGCTCGCTGCTCATGCAGAAGGTCTTCGACAGCGTGGGCCCCCCCAGGACCTACAGCCCCACCCGtcaggaggtggaggagcaggagaGGAGCGAGGccgaggagaggaggagggcggaggagagggagaaggtggagcagcagaaggaggaggagaaggaggccaGGAGCAGGGCTGAACGCTGGGAGGAGTGG GCTCAGAGTTTGCAGCaggctcagcagcagcaggatcagcagctggaggagctggCCGCCCCCATGAGGAGCTACCTGATGGAGCAGGTCATGCCCACGCTGGTCCAGGGTCTGACCCAGTGCTGCAGGACTCAGCCACCGGACCCCGTGGACTTCCTG GCGGAGTTCCTGCTGGAGAACAACACCTTTGACTTCCCACGGAAGTGA